From the Pseudomonas syringae KCTC 12500 genome, the window AACCGCCGAGGAAGCTCATGTCCTTGCGGGTAATCAGTACGTAGGCTGACAGGCCACCGAATACCAGAGCCGTCATAGCGAAGGCGGAGCTGACCACTTCAGCACCACCGGCCATGCCCAGGTAACGGTTTAGGATCGGACCCAGCAGGAAGCCCATGAAGCCTGTCAGGGCGAAGGTCGACACCAGACCCCAGACCGAATCACGCAGCTTGTTGGTCAGGAAGAACAGACCGTAGAAGCCGATCAGCACCACGAAAATGTTCGGGTAGCCGACGCGCATCTGCTGAGCGACGAAGGCCATGACACCACTGAAAGCCAGTGTCAGGGCGAGAAGACCGTAAGTATTGCGCAGGACACGACTAACCTCGAGCTGGTCGGCCTGCATGCCGGTTTTAAGGCTGTAATCCTGTTCGCGCATGGCGAAACTCCTTGCTGTTGAAATGTTGAGTTGCAAAGATCATAACAGAGGCGCTGCAACTGGCTAGTCACAGAGTTTGACAGCTTGTTTCATTCCGGTATTATGGCGCCCGCAACGAAGTGGAGGTATGGCCGAGTGGTTTAAGGCAGCAGTCTTGAAAACTGCCGACTGTAACAGGTCCTAGAGTTCGAATCTCTATGCCTCCGCCATATTTGGCAGCGCAAAGCCCTGATTATTCAGGGCTTTGTCGTTTCTGGGGTTTGGCCAATGCCTCCGCAAGCTCATCAGCCCATACTTGGCCCACGCTGACAAAATGTGGATACTGCCAGTTTGCCAGCCGATGAACCACGGAAGACCCCAATGCCCCCCAGCAGAACGTTTGTCCATCCTGTTGGAGGCACACAACCCCATGCGGATGAGATTCGGCGCGCTATCAAGGCTGATGGTCACGATTCAGCGCCAGCCACCTTGGGAATAGACCGTATCTATGAAGGGCTCGAACGCCTCGCGATCGGCCGATATGCCCGCTTCAGTAGAGCGTCAGACAATCTCACGGGCGGCACTCAGCCGTTAGCCGACCCTATCCATACCACGGTTTCCGATGGGCACCACGCCGACCTGGCCATAGGGCGCTATGCGCGCTTCAGCAGACCGTCTCCCAACCTGGTTGGAGGTACGCAACCCCGGGCGGATACGCCGTCGGAACAGGCACCCTCGCCCTTCACCCCGCAGATGCGCCATCCAGAGCGTGAATCCGAGTTCTTTACCATCCGGCAGGACTCACCCGGCGCCAACTCGTTCAGCATCCCCAAGGCACCTGATCGCCCGGCGAAAGCCAAATGGCTGCGTCCAGGGGAGCCGCTCACCGTGGCCGATATCACCTTGCCCGGCGGCATGATCTACACAGGCACGCAAAACCCCGAATTCAGACTATCCGAACCTTCTTTCATAGACGCAGCCTTGCCGGTGGCCGGTTCCGACACGCCTCCCGTTGCGGGGGTGGCCTACTATTGGTCGACCTACAAAGATCTTGAACCTGCCGCGCGCAGGGGCTATCTGCAGTGGCTGGCGGGGGGACGTTGTGATCCTGAGGCGAGCAGTGGTTACCTGTTCATGTTTTTCCACGGCCTTGAACGGCGTTTACTGATCGACAGCCTTTCTGATCCCGATGCACGAAAAGAGATTCCCCCGATAAAAGAGGAAATCGAGCGTTTGCGGACTGTTTATCATCGGGATCTTTCGTTTTATAACCAGGCTTCGCGGCTTCTCGAATACCTGAACATGCCTGTCATTTCAGGGCAGATGTATTTGCGCGAGCCACCAATGGAGTCGGCCGACCGCTATGAAATGCCCATCGTGCTGCGAGTGGCGCTGGGCCAGATGGCCATCGACAAATACCCGTTGAACGCATCCTGGGCCTTATCCTGGGCGCTGACGGATCCGAATATCTCGCGTGGCAAACCTGTTGGCAGATGCGCAGATCTCTTTCAGCGCCTGTTCAGAGCCGAATATGAAGAGCAGTTTCCCGACGGCCTGAAGCTGCTGAGGAACAAGACCCGACTATGGGTCGCCTATCGCCCATCGTCCGCCTACCTCGATGTACCGGAAATACCGGTGGGTGATCTGCCAGACGTCAGCATTACGTCCGCCACCCGCAAGAAAATCCAGGTCCTCGTGCAGGGCTGTGCTTCAGTGCTCGCACCATTCAGTCGGTACATGGGCCGCAATGCCGATGATCTCGATAAGCATGAGTCATTGGAGGCGCTGCTATTGCTGCCGGTGTCGCTATGGCCTGAATACGCCAGGCATGAACTGCGACAGCTTCAATCGGAAGTCAGGACGGGTACGAAGCTGATGACGCTTGATCAACTGGCCATACGTTTCAAGTCTGACGGCGCCCAGGCACGCAACCAGATCATCGCGCTGATAAAAGTGCTTGAAGACATGCACGTAGGAATGGAACCGGATGTAATGGCGGGCAATCGTGCGCCCAAGCCTGAGGACAGCATCGTTCTGTTCGCGACCGAGCCCGACCCAGGCATGTCGCGGGTGACAGTGGACTACAACGTGGCTGTCGTCACTCTGGATCTCGCCAGCAGCGTGGCAACGGTTGATGGCGGCACGAGCCAGCATGCCGTTGCACTGCTCGAACAGCATATCGACTCATGGGGGCATCTGCGTGTCGCGCATCGAACACGTCTCAAGGCGTATCTGTTGATGCAACTGCAGCAGCCGCCCAACCTGGCAAGCCTGAAAAAGAAGCTGGGTTCGCTGAATCAGGAGGAAAAGCAGACCATCGTCGGTTGCCTGACTCACCTTGCCCACGCTGACGGAGCGGTTACGCCTGAGAAAGTCAGGTTGCTTGAGCGGATCTACAGGGCACTTCAACTCGACCCACACGCCCTTTACAGCAACCTCCATGGTGCTGCGACCGGTTTGCAGACAGGACAAGCCTCGACAGCGCTGTCAGCCACTACAGCAACAGGCCCCGACAAGAAGCCAGGCTCCGGAATCGTGCTGGACATGGGCAGGGTTGCCCAGTTGCGACGCGAAACGGCAGAGGTGTCGGCGCTGCTGGCTGATGTTTTTCGCAACGATCAGGAAGACGAACAGCAGGACCACACGCAGATAGCCGAAGACGATGCTTCACAAGACACCCCAGACACTGGCGCCCATCTCCATGAACTGGATGCGGGGCACTCTGCGTTTCTGCGCCTGCTGGTCTCGCGCAACCAATGGAGTCGACGAGAGCTGGAAATCGCGACGGCAGGTATGGCGTTGATGCTCGACGGTGCACTGGAGCAAATCAACGATATGGCATTCGAATTGTTCGACATGCCGGTTTCCGAGGGCGATGACCCTATCGAAATCAACCCGGATATTTTAAGCGAGCTTGCCCTATGAACAAGATACGAGCCAAGGATCGCGATGCGGTCATTCAATCACTGCGCGCAGGTGTCGTTCCTCGTGTCGGGCAGCACTTGATCCAGGTCGGACGGGCGGGTGAGCTGGCAGCTCTTATCAAGGATGTCGACCGGCTGGCCGAAGGCGGTTCTGCCTTTCGTATCGTGGTCGGCGAGTATGGCGCGGGCAAGACCTTCTTCCTCAATCTGGTCAGAGGCATTGCGATGGAACGCAAGCTGGTGACGATGCACGCTGATCTGAACCCCGATCGACGCCTGCACGCCTCAGGCGGTCAGGCGCGCTCCCTGTACGCCGAGCTTGCCAAGAACATGTCTACACGCACCAAGCCGGACGGCGGCGCGCTTCAGGGTATCGTCGAAAAGTTTATTTCCCAGGCCAGAACCCACGCGAGCAGCAAAGGCGTAGACAGCGAGACCGTCATACGCCAGAACCTCGCCGAACTTACCGAAATGGTCAACGGCTATGACTTTGCCGAAGTCATAGCCGCTTACTGCCGTGGCTTTAACGAAGGCAACGAACAGCTGAAAGCCGATGCAATACGCTGGCTTCGCGGGGAGTTCACCACCAGGACGGATGCACGAGCGGCCCTTGGGGTCAGAAGCATCGTTGACGACGCGTCCGTTTACGATCAGCTCAAACTGCTTTCCCGATTTGTGCGTCTGGCAGGCTTCGGCGGGCTTATGGTGTGCCTGGACGAACTGGTCAACCTCTACAAGCTTGCCAACACGCAGGCTCGCAATGCGAACTACGAACAGATCCTGCGCATCCTCAATGACTCACTGCAAGGGTCGACTGACGGACTGGGCTTCGTTCTGGGCGGCACGCCGGAATTCCTGATGGACACTCGCCGCGGCCTCTACAGCTACCCGGCTTTACAGTCGCGCTTGGCAGAAAACACCTTTGCCAAGGCCGGCTACGTCGACCTTTCCGGCCCTGTCATTCGGCTGACCAGCCTGACCCCGGAGGACTTCTATGTCCTGCTGCTGAACCTGCGTAATGTTTATGCCTACGGCGATGCGGAACATTACCTGCTTCCGGAAGAGGCCATCCCGGCCTTCATCGAGCACTGCGGCCAGCGTCTGGGCGAAGCTTACTTTCGAACGCCACGCACCACCATCACCGCGTTCATCAACCTGCTGGCGGTTCTTGAGCAAAACCCTGAGGCCGACTGGAGAGACCTTTTGGGCGCCATTGACATTGCCAGGGATGACGGCGGCAAAAGTGATTTCACTGTAGAGACCGATGATGAACTCACAAGCTTCAAGCTCTGACTCATCCGCGTTCGAACGGCTTCACCCCGATGTACAACAATGGGTGTGGTCGCAAGGCTGGACATCGCTCAGGGATGCTCAGGAATGGGCCATACCTGCGCTGATCGACGCTGATCGCGACGTCATCATTGCGGCCTCCACCGCAGCGGGCAAGACCGAGGCGGCGTTTCTGCCCATTCTGACCCATTTGCTCAACGATACCGATGCGCCAGGCGCTGTGCTCTATATCAGCCCGCTCAAGGCCTTGATCAATGATCAGTGGGACAGGCTGACACGTCTTTGCGAGCGCCTGGAAATCCCGGTGGTCGGCTGGCACGGGGACGTTTCGGCAAGCAGGAAGCACCGCTTTCTGAAATCGCCCAGAGGGATCCTGCTCATAACCCCAGAATCGCTGGAAGCCCTGTTCGTGAACCGGGGCTCAGCGCTTGCGGGGCTCTTTCAGCCCCTTCGCTATATCGTCATCGACGAATTACACGCGTTCATCGGCAGCGAGCGCGGTAAACAATTGCAGTCCCTGATGCACCGCGTAGAAACGGTTGTCGGCAAAAAACTGCCACGCGTAGGCCTGTCTGCGACCCTGGGCGAGATGGCACTCGCCCGCGAGTTCCTGCGTCCGGGGCAAGGCCGACGCATGGACGAAATCATTTCTCAAGCCTCGGGCCAGGACCTTCAGGTTCAGGTACGCGGTTACACCATGCTGCCGATGAAGAAACTGACAGCAAACCTGCAGATGGTCGTGACAAAAGACGATGGCAACGATGATCAGGACGAAGAGCAGGAAGAGGATGTCTCCGGGACCAGGCACGCCATAGCCGCGCATATGTACAAGGTGTTGCGTGGCAGTAACAACCTGATCTTTCCCAACAGCCGCGACAAGGTTGAATGGTACGCCGACCGGCTGCGGCACTTGTGCGAAAACGACGGTTTGCCGAACGAGTTCCTGCCTCACCACGGAAGCTTGTCCCGAGACTTGCGTGAAGATACGGAGCGAGCACTGAAAGCGGGTAGCCCGCCCGCCTCGGCCGTCTGCACCACGACCCTCGAACTTGGCATCGATATCGGCAACATCAAAGCAGTTGCGCAGATCGGCCCTCCGCCATCAGTGGCCAGCCTACGCCAGCGACTGGGTCGCTCCGGACGTCGCGCAGGTGAGCCTGCCACACTTCGCGCCTATTGCCAGGAAGACACCCTGACACCTGATTCGGACCTCTCGGATCAGCTCCGGCAAAACCTGGTGCAGACGATCGCCATGATTCGATTGTTGATCGAGAAGTGGTTCGAACCTCCGAGAGCCAACGGCCTGCACGCCTCGACGCTGGTTCAGCAATGCCTGTCGACGATTGCACAGCAAGGTGGTGCACATGCCTCGCAGCTGTGGAATGAGCTGCTCGCGAGCGGAACATTTGCAGCCGTTGATAAAACCGACTTCATGGCCCTTCTCAAGGCGCTGGGTGAAAAGAAACTGATCGTCCAGGACAGCTCTGGCCTGCTATTGCCTGGCGAGATCGGTGAAAAACTGGTCAACCACTATGAGTTTTACAGTGCATTCAGCAGCGATGAGGAATTCAGACTGCTTCGCGATGGCAAGCCGTTGGGTTCCATTCCTGTCAGTCGCCCGCTGACCCTGGGGCAACGCATCATCTTCGCAGGCAAACGCTGGCAGGTCATGGATGTAGACCTGGAAAAGAAAGTCATTGCGGTCATACGCGCACGTGGCGGCGAACCTCCGGTATTCGACGGGCTGGGCGCCAAGATCCATGACCGGGTGCGTGAAGAAATGCGCGCGGTACTGACGGAGGTCACACCCTGCCCGTTCCTTGATGCCAATGCACAAGCCCTGCTGGCGGAAGCGCGCCAGACCTTTCACCGGCTGGGGCTGGCTGACCAGCGCCTGACGGGTTCGACCTCAAGCAGCTACCTGCTGACCTGGGCGGGCGACTACACCAATGATGCGCTGTGCCTGCTGCTCAACCAGGCTGGGGTCATGTGCACAGCTTCGGGGTTGGTACTGGAAATCAGCGCTTCTCAGGAAAGTGTGCTGGCAGCACTGGCCAGAATTGCAGAGCTGGATGCGACCGATGTGGAACCCCTGTTGAAAGATGTGAAAAATCTGATCCGCGAAAAGTGGGACTGGGCTCTGCCAAAATCGCTGTTGATCAAATCATTTGCCTCCAGCCAGCTGGATATACCCAACGCGATTGCGCTTGCGAAGACATTGACGATCTGACGGCAGGCCTGGCGGCTCGGCCCGCGCCGTCTGATATATTGATGCGCATC encodes:
- a CDS encoding ATP-binding protein — translated: MNKIRAKDRDAVIQSLRAGVVPRVGQHLIQVGRAGELAALIKDVDRLAEGGSAFRIVVGEYGAGKTFFLNLVRGIAMERKLVTMHADLNPDRRLHASGGQARSLYAELAKNMSTRTKPDGGALQGIVEKFISQARTHASSKGVDSETVIRQNLAELTEMVNGYDFAEVIAAYCRGFNEGNEQLKADAIRWLRGEFTTRTDARAALGVRSIVDDASVYDQLKLLSRFVRLAGFGGLMVCLDELVNLYKLANTQARNANYEQILRILNDSLQGSTDGLGFVLGGTPEFLMDTRRGLYSYPALQSRLAENTFAKAGYVDLSGPVIRLTSLTPEDFYVLLLNLRNVYAYGDAEHYLLPEEAIPAFIEHCGQRLGEAYFRTPRTTITAFINLLAVLEQNPEADWRDLLGAIDIARDDGGKSDFTVETDDELTSFKL
- a CDS encoding TerB N-terminal domain-containing protein, with amino-acid sequence MPPSRTFVHPVGGTQPHADEIRRAIKADGHDSAPATLGIDRIYEGLERLAIGRYARFSRASDNLTGGTQPLADPIHTTVSDGHHADLAIGRYARFSRPSPNLVGGTQPRADTPSEQAPSPFTPQMRHPERESEFFTIRQDSPGANSFSIPKAPDRPAKAKWLRPGEPLTVADITLPGGMIYTGTQNPEFRLSEPSFIDAALPVAGSDTPPVAGVAYYWSTYKDLEPAARRGYLQWLAGGRCDPEASSGYLFMFFHGLERRLLIDSLSDPDARKEIPPIKEEIERLRTVYHRDLSFYNQASRLLEYLNMPVISGQMYLREPPMESADRYEMPIVLRVALGQMAIDKYPLNASWALSWALTDPNISRGKPVGRCADLFQRLFRAEYEEQFPDGLKLLRNKTRLWVAYRPSSAYLDVPEIPVGDLPDVSITSATRKKIQVLVQGCASVLAPFSRYMGRNADDLDKHESLEALLLLPVSLWPEYARHELRQLQSEVRTGTKLMTLDQLAIRFKSDGAQARNQIIALIKVLEDMHVGMEPDVMAGNRAPKPEDSIVLFATEPDPGMSRVTVDYNVAVVTLDLASSVATVDGGTSQHAVALLEQHIDSWGHLRVAHRTRLKAYLLMQLQQPPNLASLKKKLGSLNQEEKQTIVGCLTHLAHADGAVTPEKVRLLERIYRALQLDPHALYSNLHGAATGLQTGQASTALSATTATGPDKKPGSGIVLDMGRVAQLRRETAEVSALLADVFRNDQEDEQQDHTQIAEDDASQDTPDTGAHLHELDAGHSAFLRLLVSRNQWSRRELEIATAGMALMLDGALEQINDMAFELFDMPVSEGDDPIEINPDILSELAL
- a CDS encoding Bax inhibitor-1/YccA family protein; translation: MREQDYSLKTGMQADQLEVSRVLRNTYGLLALTLAFSGVMAFVAQQMRVGYPNIFVVLIGFYGLFFLTNKLRDSVWGLVSTFALTGFMGFLLGPILNRYLGMAGGAEVVSSAFAMTALVFGGLSAYVLITRKDMSFLGGFITAGFFVLLGAVVAGMFFQISGLQLAISAGFVLFSSVCILFQTSAIIQGGERNYIMATVSLYVSIYNLFISLLQIFGIMSRDD
- a CDS encoding DEAD/DEAH box helicase, encoding MWSQGWTSLRDAQEWAIPALIDADRDVIIAASTAAGKTEAAFLPILTHLLNDTDAPGAVLYISPLKALINDQWDRLTRLCERLEIPVVGWHGDVSASRKHRFLKSPRGILLITPESLEALFVNRGSALAGLFQPLRYIVIDELHAFIGSERGKQLQSLMHRVETVVGKKLPRVGLSATLGEMALAREFLRPGQGRRMDEIISQASGQDLQVQVRGYTMLPMKKLTANLQMVVTKDDGNDDQDEEQEEDVSGTRHAIAAHMYKVLRGSNNLIFPNSRDKVEWYADRLRHLCENDGLPNEFLPHHGSLSRDLREDTERALKAGSPPASAVCTTTLELGIDIGNIKAVAQIGPPPSVASLRQRLGRSGRRAGEPATLRAYCQEDTLTPDSDLSDQLRQNLVQTIAMIRLLIEKWFEPPRANGLHASTLVQQCLSTIAQQGGAHASQLWNELLASGTFAAVDKTDFMALLKALGEKKLIVQDSSGLLLPGEIGEKLVNHYEFYSAFSSDEEFRLLRDGKPLGSIPVSRPLTLGQRIIFAGKRWQVMDVDLEKKVIAVIRARGGEPPVFDGLGAKIHDRVREEMRAVLTEVTPCPFLDANAQALLAEARQTFHRLGLADQRLTGSTSSSYLLTWAGDYTNDALCLLLNQAGVMCTASGLVLEISASQESVLAALARIAELDATDVEPLLKDVKNLIREKWDWALPKSLLIKSFASSQLDIPNAIALAKTLTI